The DNA sequence TAACTTCAAACTCCCTGATAAGGAGTTGATATTCGCTTACGCTAACTCCGATACTGCTGAGAAGTACTTCAAGGCGATGAAGGGAGCTGCTAATTACGCTTGGGCTAACAGGCAGATGGTAACTCACTGGGTCAGGGAGGCATTCGAGAGGGTCTTCGGAAGGAGGGCTGAGGATATGGGAATGGAGCTTGTCTACGATGTGGCCCACAACATAGCTAAGCTAGAGGAGCACGTGGTAGACGGGAGAAAGGTGAAGGTATACGTTCACAGGAAGGGCGCTACTAGGTCCTTCCCTCCGGGGCATTCAGCGATCCCAAGCGATTACAGGGAGGTAGGTCAACCAGTAATAATACCCGGATCCCAGGGGACAGCTTCCTACCTGATGGCCGGTACCGTTAGGGCCATGGAGGAGTCCTTTGGTACAACGGCCCATGGCGCTGGGAGGGTGATGAGTAGGGAGCAAGCTAAGAGAGTTTACAGGGGGAGTCAGGTAGTCCAGATGCTCGCTGAAAGAGGGATAATAGTGAAACCGGCCTCACTAGCGGTAGCTGCTGAGGAAGCCCCGGGAGCTTACAAGGACGTTGATGAGGTAGTGAACGCCACGCATAAAGCGGGCATAGCTAAGCTAGTAGCTAGGCTCGTACCGATAGGTGTCGTCAAGGGTTAGGGTGTTAGCTTGGAGAAGGACTTCGTCCTCGTGAACATAACCCTAAGGGACGCTGAAACTCACTCAGTTTACCAGACGACCGTGGATGAGATAGCTAGGGAAGCGGGGATATACTCAGACAGGGTTAGTTACACCCCCCTACTGGTGATACCCGGCGAGACCAACCTCTTCCCGAAGCTCCTAGAGAGGGTACTGTCAAGCGAGGAGGGGGAGAGGTTTGAGATCATCTTAGAGCCTGAAGAGGCTTACGGAAGCTATGATAGAAGCAAGGTCAGGGTCTACTCAGTGAAGAGACTAGAGAGAGAGGGGATCCATCCTCATGTGGGTGAGACCATCTACTTAGATGATCAGAGAGGGGTGATACAGTCGGTCACGGGTGGTAGGGTGACGGTGGATTTCAACCACCCTTTGGCCGGGAGGAGGCTTCTAGTAGAGTGCGAGGTCCTTAAGAGAATAAGCGATGACCTCGAGAAGATCAGAGCGATAATAGCTGATTCCTTCGATGTGAAGCTCGAGGACATCTCAGTTAAGTGGCTCGAGGACGGAATCGCTGAGGTAGTGCTACCTCCTAAGGCTTACGTACTGAGGGACTCGTACTCTAGGAAGATGAACGCTTTATCCCTCATAATGAGGCATCTGAGGAGCGTTAAGGTAATTAGGTTCGTTGAGGACTTCGAGTTACCAAGAAAAGAGGTTACTTGATCTCAACCTCATATATCCTGAGCTCTTGGAATGTATCACATCCTCTAATGACCCCTTTTTCCCTCAACACCGATAGCTTGTCACCGGGTTTCAACCCCTCCGGCTTACAGAACCGGTAATTCTCGCAGCTCAAGCTCTTACAGTCCACAGACTTATAGAGGATCGTTGCTCCTTCGACTAGGCTCTTGGGAACGGCTACTTCGAGTGAAGCCTTCCTGACGGAAGCTAAGGAGACTTCCTCATGGAGAGGGCATTGGAACCTCTTTCTCTCGCTGACATCAACGACCTCATAGAGCCTTCCTACTTCCATACCCTCTACACACGTGTTCCTATATTTACAATCCTTACAGAGACTAGAAGGACCGATGAAGATGAACCTGAAGCCTCTTGACGCTAACCTGCTCGGGACCAAGGTCATCCTCTCAGCTTCCATGGGCACCCCCCCTGTGGTTGGGGGAATCGTTTTTAATGAGTCCCGTACATCTAGAACGATCTACCTGTTAAGGTACAGCTTTAGGAAAAGGTGATGTGGATGGCTTGGGAAGACCTCCAGAGGTTTAGGAGTTCGGAGGTAGAGGAGAGAATTCATTTCATGAAGGGAACCACTACTGTCGGTGTTAAGTTCAAGGACGGAGTTGTGGTTGCTTCCGACAAGAGGGCCACTAGCGGAACCTTCGTAGCCAGCAAAAGCGCTGTCAAGACTCTTAAACTGACTGACTACGCCGTAGCTACGATATCAGGGCTCGTAGCTGATGGACAATACTTAGTGAGTAATTTAGCTACATTAGCTGACCTCTACAGCTTAGATACCGGTAAACCACTGAGCGTCAAGGGATTAGCCAGGCTTCTCGTGCTTCTGCTCAGGAGGTACAGGCCCTACTTCCTCCTGGCTCACTTAATAGTAGGGGGGGTCGATAAGGAAGGACCTCACCTGTTCAACGTCGACCTATACGGTACGATGACTGAGGAGGATTACCTAGCCACGGGATCCGGGTCTCCTATAGCTATCTCAATCATAGAGGGAGGTTACTCCCCGGATATCGATAGGGAAACAGCCATCAGGCTCGTCATATCCAGTATGATAGCAGCCCTCTCGAGGGATGCAGCTACGGGAGATGGGATAGATGTCGTAGTGATAGACAAGGGAGGGGTGAGGTTCCTAGGGAGGGACGAGATCTCCCAGTTGATCAGGGAAGTCGGAAGGTAGGGTTGAGGATGAGCTCCCCCGAGTCCATAAAGACTAAGGTAAGGAAGTTTCTCTCCCAATACACCAGAGTGGATAAGGTTGAACTGGAAGGACCCTTCATATCGGTCTACGTTGAGAACCCGAAGGACCTCCTAGAAAAACCTGATGTGATAACTAATGCAGCTAAGACCCTGAAGAAAAAAATAATAGTGTTGGCGAGCAAACCGCTGAAGGACGAAAGCAGTGCCGTGGACTTCATAAGGAGGAACATACCCGAGAAAGCTGAGATAGAGGATATAAAGTTCGTTCATGAGACTGGGGAGGTTTACATAATAGCTAAGAGGACGGGCTATGTTGTAGGCAAGGGAGGAGCCAACATATTGGAGATACTTAAGGAGACAGGATGGAGACCTGTCGTCATAAGGGCTCCAACAATAAAATCGACTTTCCTAGAGATCTTCTATAACATAATGATCTCGGGAGCTGTGGAGAGGAAGAAAGTCATGAAGAAGTTATCTAGCAGGATATTCAGGCCTCCTCTGAAGGTGAACAGAGGACTCTACGTCACCTTCCTGGGCGCAGCTAGGGAGGTCGGTAGGAGCTCTGTGCTCGTGACTACAGATGAGAGCAACGTCCTATTGGACTGCGGAATAAGCGTCGGCGGGAAGGATCCCTTCCCAAGATTCGACTTGAGCTCCTTCGATATAGACGAACTGGATGCTGTGGTAGTGACTCACGCTCACTTAGATCACTCCGGTGCGCTTCCGCTCCTCTTCAAGTATGGATACAGGGGACCCGTGTACCTCACGAGACCGACTAGGGACCTGATGATGCTCCTCCTGTATGACTACATAAACCTCTCTCAAAGGAGCGGTCTGATTCCGTTCTTCTCTTGGCGGGATGTAGTGAACTTGATTAACCACACAGTGACTCTTGAGTACGCTGAGACAGTTGATATCTCCCCGGACATAAAGCTCACGCTCTACAACGCCGGTCACATACTCGGCTCGAGCCTAGCTCACTTGAACGTGGAGAGCGCGAAGCATAACGTGCTCTACACTGGGGATATGAGGTTCAGGGACACCAAGCTCCTGGATAAGGCGGTGAGGAAGTTCCCTAGGGTGGAGACACTGATAATGGAGTGCACCTACTGTGGCGAGAACGATGTGCTGCCAAGCTTGAGGGACGCTGAGGAGACCCTGTTCTCCATCATAAGGGAGACAGCGAGCAGAGGAGGTAAGGTATTGATCCCGGCTTTAGCTGTCGGAAGGGCTCAGGAGATCATGCTCTCCTTGGTCGACGGCTTCACGAACGGTGAGCTTCCTGATATCCCCGTCTACTTGGATGGGATGATATACGACTCTACAGCGATACACTCAGCCTACCCTGACTACCTCTCCTCCTACGTGAGGGATAGCGTCTTCAAGAGGGACAGGGATCCCTTCACGGACCCCCACTTCAACTTCATAGGGAGCTCAGAGGAGAGGCCCGATGTGACTAAGGGAGGACCTGCGGTCATAATAGCGCCTTCAGGAATGTTAACAGGAGGACCCAGTGTGGACTACCTGAGGATGCTCGCTCCTAACCCCGAGAACTCCGTGGTGTTAGTGAGCTATCAGGCTGAGGGAACCCTCGGGAGGAAACTGAGGGAGGGGGTGAGGGAGATGAGGTTGCAGAACGAAGATGGGGAGTACGTAAAGGTGGAGGTTAGGGCTGAAGTGAGGGTAATAGAGGGATTCAGCGCTCACGCTGACAAGGTCCAGCTCCTGACGTACTTAGGGACGATAGAGCCCAGGCCCCACAGGGTCTTCTTAGTGCACGGTGAGGAGGAGAAGATAAGAGAGTTCTCTCCTCTCGCTGCTAAGAGTGTACCTGGGATCAGAACGATATCACCTCAAA is a window from the Candidatus Korarchaeum sp. genome containing:
- a CDS encoding UPF0179 family protein, with the protein product MEAERMTLVPSRLASRGFRFIFIGPSSLCKDCKYRNTCVEGMEVGRLYEVVDVSERKRFQCPLHEEVSLASVRKASLEVAVPKSLVEGATILYKSVDCKSLSCENYRFCKPEGLKPGDKLSVLREKGVIRGCDTFQELRIYEVEIK
- a CDS encoding proteasome subunit beta; translated protein: MAWEDLQRFRSSEVEERIHFMKGTTTVGVKFKDGVVVASDKRATSGTFVASKSAVKTLKLTDYAVATISGLVADGQYLVSNLATLADLYSLDTGKPLSVKGLARLLVLLLRRYRPYFLLAHLIVGGVDKEGPHLFNVDLYGTMTEEDYLATGSGSPIAISIIEGGYSPDIDRETAIRLVISSMIAALSRDAATGDGIDVVVIDKGGVRFLGRDEISQLIREVGR
- a CDS encoding beta-CASP ribonuclease aCPSF1 gives rise to the protein MSSPESIKTKVRKFLSQYTRVDKVELEGPFISVYVENPKDLLEKPDVITNAAKTLKKKIIVLASKPLKDESSAVDFIRRNIPEKAEIEDIKFVHETGEVYIIAKRTGYVVGKGGANILEILKETGWRPVVIRAPTIKSTFLEIFYNIMISGAVERKKVMKKLSSRIFRPPLKVNRGLYVTFLGAAREVGRSSVLVTTDESNVLLDCGISVGGKDPFPRFDLSSFDIDELDAVVVTHAHLDHSGALPLLFKYGYRGPVYLTRPTRDLMMLLLYDYINLSQRSGLIPFFSWRDVVNLINHTVTLEYAETVDISPDIKLTLYNAGHILGSSLAHLNVESAKHNVLYTGDMRFRDTKLLDKAVRKFPRVETLIMECTYCGENDVLPSLRDAEETLFSIIRETASRGGKVLIPALAVGRAQEIMLSLVDGFTNGELPDIPVYLDGMIYDSTAIHSAYPDYLSSYVRDSVFKRDRDPFTDPHFNFIGSSEERPDVTKGGPAVIIAPSGMLTGGPSVDYLRMLAPNPENSVVLVSYQAEGTLGRKLREGVREMRLQNEDGEYVKVEVRAEVRVIEGFSAHADKVQLLTYLGTIEPRPHRVFLVHGEEEKIREFSPLAAKSVPGIRTISPQIGETFRLA